In Vigna angularis cultivar LongXiaoDou No.4 chromosome 8, ASM1680809v1, whole genome shotgun sequence, one DNA window encodes the following:
- the LOC108345607 gene encoding serine/threonine-protein kinase VPS15 yields the protein MGNKIARTTQVSASEYYLHDLPSTYNLVLKEVLGRGRFFKSIQCKHDEGLVLVKVYFKRGDFLDLSDYERRLSQIKQIFTSIDHPHVWPFQFWQETDKAAYLLRQYFFHNLHDRLSTRPFLCLVEKKWLAFQLLVAVNQCHENGVCHGDIKCENVLITSSNWLYLADFASFKPTYIPYDDPSDFSFFFDTGGRRLCYLAPERFYEHGGEMQVAQDTPLKPYMDIFAVGCVIAELFLEGQPLFELSQLLAYRRGQYDPSQHLEKIPDIGIRKMILHMIQLEPESRFSAERYLKEYAAVVFPIYFSPFLHDFYRCWSPLHSDMRVLLCQSAFPEILKQMMDNQSYDDVAATSGELLEEMVAKGSVSFVKDSMRKRDDIGKGLVHENYELLGGINSLLRDAKRNNSPSDVAGNAHNSTFPENLTNLQTGKLLQTISNAFRGNDHPFLKSIAMDDLNSLMSEYDSQSDTFGIPFLPLPKDSMRCEGMVLITSLLCSCIRNIKLPHLRRAAVLLLKASALYVDDEDRLQRVIPYVIVMLSDSAAIVRCAALETLCDILPLVRDFPPSDAKIFPEYILPMLSMLPDDPEESVRICYASNIAKLALTAYGFLIHSVSLSEAGVLDELSLSQKPLTSSNQTSGRMKRINGEVQLLQLRKSIAEVVQELVMGPKQTPNIRRALLQDIGKLCYFFGVRQSNDSLLPILPAFLNDRDEQLRTVFYEKIVYVCFFVGQRSVEEYLLPYIEQALSDMTESVIVKAVECMSILCKNGFFRKRTLLQMIERGFPLLCYPSEWVRRSIVSFIAASSECLGAVDSYVFLAPVIRPFLRRQPVSLASERALLSCLKPPVSRQVFYEVLENSRSSDMLERQRKIWYSSSQSKLWEMDLLKKGIEELDSLNNWTDKQQGPGVQQTVSTGFQQPGIIDCDKAEAKLRDMGAFVHNDSNAAGHRDTQCMEKLQFSGFMTPNFSGVNSLTYEKPSEGIPLYSFSVDRRGMGILPAASDPPLPMSSLGFSSSAMPWVNPLSTSFNLASSVPAPKLFSGSFSISNGSKQFHRVVHEPDARENETAYVNSTFQDLGSSANVQGTSIAMEDATAQTDLSGFPSHARVSIPDSGWRPRGVLVAHLQEHRSAVNDIAISADHSFFVSASDDSTVKIWDSRKLEKDISFRSKLTYHLEGSRVLCAAMLPGSAQVIIGASDGFIHMFSIDHMSRGLGNVVEKYSGIADITKKDIKEGAILNLLNCPVDNYTIMYSTQNCGIHLWDTRSNSNAWTLRAAPEEGYASSLASGPCGNWFVSGSSRGVITLWDLRFLIPVNSWQYSLACPIEKMCLFLPPSNASLSSAARPLVYVAAGCNEVSLWNAENGSCHQVLRMFNYESDAEMSDLPWALARPSSKPTSQSDPRRNVHRKYGVDELNEPPPRLPGIRSLLPLPGGDLLTGGTDLKIRRWDHYSPDRSYCICGPSLKGIGNDDFYETKSSFGVQVVQETKRRPLTIKLTAKAILAVAATDSAGCHHDSIVSLASIKLNQRLLLSSGRDGAIKVWK from the exons ATGGGAAACAAAATCGCGCGCACGACGCAGGTTTCGGCGTCGGAGTACTACCTGCATGACCTGCCGTCGACGTACAATCTGGTTCTGAAGGAGGTGTTAGGTCGCGGCCGTTTCTTCAAGTCTATTCAGTGCAAACACGACGAGGGTTTGGTACTCGTCAAGGTCTATTTCAAGCGCGGCGATTTCCTCGATCTCTCCGACTACGAACGCCGTCTCTCTCAGATCAAACAAATCTTCACCTCTATCGATCACCCTCACGTTTGGCCGTTTCAG TTTTGGCAAGAAACGGATAAAGCAGCCTACCTTTTGAGGCAGTATTTCTTTCATAATCTGCATGATAGGTTAAGCACTCGACCTTTTCTTTGTCTTGTTGAGAAGAAATGGTTGGCTTTTCAG TTGCTTGTAGCTGTAAACCAGTGCCACGAGAATGGAGTGTGTCACG GTGATATCAAGTGTGAGAATGTGCTGATTACCTCCTCCAATTGGCTTTACCTTGCTGACTTTGCCTCTTTCAAACCCACATACATTCCATATGATGACCCATCtgatttctcttttttctttgacACTGGTGGACGAAGACTATGTTATCTTGCACCtgag AGATTTTATGAACATGGAGGGGAGATGCAGGTGGCACAAGATACCCCCTTAAAACCCTATATGGATATATTTGCTGTTGG GTGTGTAATAGCTGAACTTTTCCTTGAGGGGCAGCCACTATTTGAACTGTCTCAACTTCTTGCTTATCGCAGAGGCCAATATGATCCAAGTCAACACCTTGAAAAa ATACCAGATATTGGGATCCGTAAAATGATATTGCACATGATCCAGTTAGAACCAGAGTCCCGATTTTCTGCTGAAAGATATCTGAAGGAATATGCTGCAGTTGTTTTTCCGATTTATTTTTCACCATTTCTTCATGATTTTTACCGTTGCTGGAGTCCTCTTCATTCCGACATGAGG GTTTTACTATGCCAAAGTGCTTTTCCGGAGATACTTAAACAAATGATGGACAATCAGTCATATGATGATGTAGCTGCTACTTCTGGGGAACTTTTGGAAGAGATGGTTGCTAAAGGAAGTGTGAGTTTCGTGAAGGATTCAATGAGGAAGAGAGATGACATAGGCAAAGGCTTAGTCCATGAGAACTATGAACTTCTTGGTGGTATTAATAGCCTACTGAGGGATGCTAAAAGAAATAATAGTCCATCGGATGTAGCAGGAAATGCACATAATTCAACCTTCCCTGAAAATCTAACAAATCTGCAAACTGGTAAACTGCTTCAAACTATCTCCAATGCTTTTCGAGGAAATGATCATCCATTTTTGAAAAGTATTGCCATGGATGATTTGAATTCATTGATGTCTGAGTATGATAGTCAATCGGATACATTTGGAATTCCTTTTCTACCTTTACCAAAGGATAGTATGAGATGTGAAGGCATGGTGTTGATAACTTCTTTGCTGTGCTCTTGCATCCGCAATATCAAGTTGCCTCACCTGAGGAGGGCAGCTGTGCTCTTGTTGAAGGCGTCTGCCCTATATGTTGATGATGAAGATCGTTTGCAGCGTGTTATCCCATATGTGATTGTAATGCTTTCAGATTCAGCAGCAATTGTCCGTTGTGCTGCTTTGGAGACTTTGTGTGACATTCTTCCCTTAGTGAGGGATTTTCCTCCCAGTGATGCGAAGATATTTCCTGAGTATATTCTTCCAATGCTTTCTATGCTTCCTGATGATCCTGAGGAAAGTGTGAGGATATGCTATGCCAGCAATATAGCTAAACTGGCACTGACTGCTTATGGATTCCTGATACACTCAGTAAGCTTGAGTGAGGCAGGTGTCCTTGATGAATTGAGTTTGTCACAGAAACCGTTGACATCATCCAATCAGACTTCTGGAAGAATGAAAAGGATAAATGGCGAAGTTCAACTTCTGCAGCTGAGGAAATCCATTGCGGAGGTTGTCCAAGAACTTGTTATGGGTCCTAAGCAAACCCCAAATATAAGGAGAGCACTTCTTCAGGATATTGGCAAACTGTGCTACTTCTTTGGTGTGAGACAGAGTAATGACTCTCTTTTACCCATTCTTCCTGCTTTCTTAAATGATCGGGATGAGCAATTAAGGACAGTATTCTATGAAAAAATAGTTTATGTCTGCTTTTTTGTGGGGCAAAGAAGTGTAGAAGAATATTTATTACCTTATATTGAGCAAGCTTTAAGTGACATGACGGAATCAGTCATCGTTAAAGCTGTAGAATGTATGTCTATTCTATGTAAAAATGGTTTCTTCCGTAAGAGGACATTACTTCAAATGATAGAGCGTGGCTTTCCTTTATTGTGTTATCCTAGTGAATGGGTACGGAGATCGATTGTCTCTTTTATTGCTGCTAGCAGTGAGTGCTTGGGTGCAGTAGATTCTTATGTTTTCCTTGCTCCTGTTATACGGCCTTTCCTCCGCAGGCAGCCTGTGTCTCTTGCTTCTGAGAGGGCTCTGCTTTCGTGTTTAAAACCTCCCGTCTCAAGACAGGTTTTCTACGAAGTCTTGGAGAACTCCAGGAGTTCGGACATGTTAGAAAGACAAAGGAAAATATGGTATAGTTCTTCACAGTCTAAACTATGGGAAATGGATTTACTGAAAAAAGGAATTGAAGAGTTGGACTCATTAAACAACTGGACTGACAAGCAACAAGGTCCTGGGGTTCAACAAACTGTCAGCACTGGCTTCCAACAGCCAGGGATAATTGATTGTGACAAAGCTGAGGCAAAATTGAGAGACATGGGAGCCTTTGTGCATAATGATAGCAATGCTGCAGGACATCGTGATACTCAATGCATGGAGAAGTTACAGTTTTCAGGATTTATGACACCAAATTTTAGTGGTGTAAACAGTTTGACTTATGAAAAGCCGTCAGAAGGCATACCTCTGTACTCCTTCAGTGTGGACCGGCGGGGAATGGGAATTCTGCCTGCTGCATCTGATCCTCCATTGCCAATGAGTTCTCTGGGTTTTAGTTCATCTGCAATGCCCTGGGTTAATCCACTAAGCACGTCCTTTAATTTGGCTAGTTCAGTTCCAGCACCAAAGCTTTTTTCAGGTTCGTTTAGCATCAGCAATGGCTCTAAACAGTTCCATCGAGTGGTACATGAACCAGATGCCAGGGAAAATGAGACTGCCTATGTTAATAGCACGTTTCAAGATTTGGGATCATCTGCTAATGTTCAAGGCACTTCAATTGCTATGGAAGATGCAACTGCCCAAACTGATCTATCAGGATTTCCATCCCATGCTCGAGTTTCCATTCCTGATTCTGGTTGGAGGCCCCGTGGGGTGTTGGTTGCACACCTCCAGGAGCACCGATCAGCCGTCAATGACATTGCTATATCTGCTGACCATAGTTTCTTTGTGAGTGCATCTGATGATTCTACAGTCAAGATTTGGGATTCCAGAAAGCTAGAAAAAGACATTTCATTCAGGTCTAAGCTAACTTATCACCTGGAGGGAAGCCGAGTGTTGTGTGCAGCAATGCTTCCAGGTTCTGCACAAGTTATAATTGGAGCGTCTGATGGATTTATTCATATGTTTTCTATTGATCATATGTCTAGAGGTCTAGGAAACGTTGTCGAGAAATATTCTGGCATTGCTGATATCACAAAGAAGGATATCAAAGAAGGTGCCATACTCAACCTATTAAATTGCCCTGTGGATAATTATACCATTATGTATAGCACACAGAACTGTGGCATTCATCTGTGGGATACTAGGTCAAATTCCAATGCCTGGACTCTTAGAGCTGCTCCTGAGGAGGGCTATGCTTCGTCTCTGGCATCAGGGCCTTGTGGTAATTGGTTTGTATCAGGGTCATCCCGGGGGGTTATTACACTTTGGGACCTGAGGTTTCTTATACCTGTTAATTCTTGGCAGTATTCTCTTGCTTGCCCTATAGAAAAGATGTGTCTCTTTCTTCCTCCTTCAAATGCTTCTTTGTCTTCAGCTGCCAGGCCCCTTGTTTATGTGGCTGCAGGTTGCAATGAAGTTTCTCTTTGGAATGCAGAGAATGGTAGCTGCCACCAG GTCCTAAGGATGTTCAATTACGAGAGCGATGCTGAAATGTCTGATCTGCCTTGGGCCTTGGCTAGACCTTCAAGTAAGCCAACTTCTCAATCAGATCCAAGACGGAATGTTCATCGCAAGTATGGAGTTGATGAGCTAAACGAACCACCTCCTCGCCTTCCTGGTATTCGCTCATTACTTCCCTTGCCTGGGGGTGATTTGTTGACTGGAGGCACTGATTTAAAGATACGTCGGTGGGATCATTACAG TCCTGACAGAAGTTACTGTATTTGTGGACCAAGCTTAAAAGGAATAGGAAATGATGATTTTTATGAAACAAAATCTAGTTTCGGGGTGCAAGTTGTACAG GAGACAAAAAGACGTCCTCTTACAATCAAGCTGACAGCAAAGGCAATTCTTGCGGTTGCTGCCACTGATTCTGCTGGTTGCCATCATGACTCTATTGTTTCTTTGGCTTCTATTAAGTTAAACCAGAGACTGTTACTTTCAAGTGGTAGAGATGGGGCCATCAAGGTTTGGAAGTAA